In Mytilus edulis chromosome 6, xbMytEdul2.2, whole genome shotgun sequence, the following proteins share a genomic window:
- the LOC139527592 gene encoding uncharacterized protein isoform X1 has product MHETHFCSCYLYFQSLKQAMEPYGLEMNTTCFNHSRIYTSFCSFHDMMCCQFCVSESHQYCQVQPLQQVGAKKVEDDIRNLTLEYQAIENFLLKMKSKIGDQRKQCLEEISQVRNNLQNQLENLEKKIKENISRDYEKLKSETEDTIEQIGNDKMKVQLLANKLTGLKRNGTDEQYLCTVTSTQKELRAIRWSLTGVRESRALLEKNMSVHINPTLASFNETIDSFGEVVIESSRSIMSYSKPPGGRRYDQQLFRSDTKIYLRKCDTLKFPRIMRITGCARLPDGKHVFVDSHKKRLVLNESGNFRDIIPFTKSPFDVCHIEHSIVAVTIPETHEVMYIDILKGMQIKSSLFFKNKCKGIECNGEYMVIGFPRNERVIVADLGGRELRSFNVCGDRFTINDYAIYTVDEQLDNVICYDLFGKELWMYPDKVRMPAGIAVDEDGQVYVFSKFNKSIYLISPYGLYSRILEDNAKEDLNDFSCLYMYPSSDELYVCKHSTEAIMYEVES; this is encoded by the exons ATGCACG AAACACACTTTTGTTCCTGCTATCTCTATTTTCAATCTCTCAAGCAAGCAATGGAACCCTATGGTTTAGAAATGAATACTACCTGTTTCAATCACAGCAGAATATATACAAGCTTTTGTTCTTTTCACGACATGATGTGTTGTCAGTTTTGTGTAAGCGAAAGTCATCAGTATTGCCAAGTTCAGCCACTTCAGCAAGTAGGTGCTAAGAAAGTTGAAGATGATATACGAAATCTTACACTGGAATATCAGGCCATAGAAAATTTCCTGTTGAAAATGAAGTCAAAGATTGGTGACcaaagaaaacagtgtttggAAGAAATAAGTCAAGTTAGAAATAATCTACAAAATCAATTAGAAAAtctagaaaagaaaataaaagagaaCATTTCACGTGATTATGAAAAGTTGAAATCAGAGACAGAAGATACAATAGAACAAATAGGCAATGACAAAATGAAGGTACAATTGTTGGCGAATAAGCTGACCGGTTTAAAGCGTAATGGAACCGATGAGCAATATTTGTGTACTGTTACATCAACTCAAAAGGAGTTGAGAGCCATACGCTGGTCCCTCACTGGAGTAAGAGAAAGTCGTGcacttttagaaaaaaacatgtcTGTCCATATCAATCCAACGTTGGCATCCTTTAATGAAACAATTGATTCGTTTGGGGAGGTCGTAATTGAGTCTAGTCGATCTATCATGAGTTATTCAAAACCTCCAGGTGGTAGGCGATATGATCAACAACTTTTCAGATCAGACACTAAAATATATCTAAGGAAGTGCGATACATTAAAATTTCCAAGAATAATGAGGATAACAGGATGTGCACGACTACCAGATGGAAAACATGTGTTTGTTGATAGTCACAAAAAACGATTAGTCCTTAATGAAAGTGGGAATTTCCGTGATATTATACCATTCACCAAATCACCATTTGATGTCTGTCATATTGAACACAGTATAGTTGCCGTGACTATTCCGGAAACACACGAGGTGATGTACATAGACATACTAAAGGGCATGCAAATTAAATCTTCTctgttttttaaaaataaatgtaaaggAATAGAGTGTAATGGAGAATACATGGTTATTGGGTTCCCACGTAATGAACGTGTAATCGTAGCCGACTTAGGTGGCAGGGAACTCAGGTCTTTCAATGTTTGTGGTGATCGGTTTACAATAAACGATTATGCAATTTATACCGTGGATGAGCAACTGGACAATGTTATTTGCTATGATTTATTTGGGAAAGAATTATGGATGTATCCTGATAAAGTACGCATGCCTGCAGGAATTGCCGTTGATGAGGATGGACAGGTGTATGTGTTCAGCAAATTCAATAAGTCTATATATCTAATTTCACCGTACGGATTGTACAGCAGAATTCTTGAAGATAATGCTAAAGAAGATCTGAATGATTTCAGTTGTTTGTATATGTATCCAAGTTCTGACGAACTATATGTATGTAAACACAGTACCGAGGCTATAATGTACGAGGTCGAAAGTTAA
- the LOC139527592 gene encoding uncharacterized protein isoform X2, with translation MEPYGLEMNTTCFNHSRIYTSFCSFHDMMCCQFCVSESHQYCQVQPLQQVGAKKVEDDIRNLTLEYQAIENFLLKMKSKIGDQRKQCLEEISQVRNNLQNQLENLEKKIKENISRDYEKLKSETEDTIEQIGNDKMKVQLLANKLTGLKRNGTDEQYLCTVTSTQKELRAIRWSLTGVRESRALLEKNMSVHINPTLASFNETIDSFGEVVIESSRSIMSYSKPPGGRRYDQQLFRSDTKIYLRKCDTLKFPRIMRITGCARLPDGKHVFVDSHKKRLVLNESGNFRDIIPFTKSPFDVCHIEHSIVAVTIPETHEVMYIDILKGMQIKSSLFFKNKCKGIECNGEYMVIGFPRNERVIVADLGGRELRSFNVCGDRFTINDYAIYTVDEQLDNVICYDLFGKELWMYPDKVRMPAGIAVDEDGQVYVFSKFNKSIYLISPYGLYSRILEDNAKEDLNDFSCLYMYPSSDELYVCKHSTEAIMYEVES, from the coding sequence ATGGAACCCTATGGTTTAGAAATGAATACTACCTGTTTCAATCACAGCAGAATATATACAAGCTTTTGTTCTTTTCACGACATGATGTGTTGTCAGTTTTGTGTAAGCGAAAGTCATCAGTATTGCCAAGTTCAGCCACTTCAGCAAGTAGGTGCTAAGAAAGTTGAAGATGATATACGAAATCTTACACTGGAATATCAGGCCATAGAAAATTTCCTGTTGAAAATGAAGTCAAAGATTGGTGACcaaagaaaacagtgtttggAAGAAATAAGTCAAGTTAGAAATAATCTACAAAATCAATTAGAAAAtctagaaaagaaaataaaagagaaCATTTCACGTGATTATGAAAAGTTGAAATCAGAGACAGAAGATACAATAGAACAAATAGGCAATGACAAAATGAAGGTACAATTGTTGGCGAATAAGCTGACCGGTTTAAAGCGTAATGGAACCGATGAGCAATATTTGTGTACTGTTACATCAACTCAAAAGGAGTTGAGAGCCATACGCTGGTCCCTCACTGGAGTAAGAGAAAGTCGTGcacttttagaaaaaaacatgtcTGTCCATATCAATCCAACGTTGGCATCCTTTAATGAAACAATTGATTCGTTTGGGGAGGTCGTAATTGAGTCTAGTCGATCTATCATGAGTTATTCAAAACCTCCAGGTGGTAGGCGATATGATCAACAACTTTTCAGATCAGACACTAAAATATATCTAAGGAAGTGCGATACATTAAAATTTCCAAGAATAATGAGGATAACAGGATGTGCACGACTACCAGATGGAAAACATGTGTTTGTTGATAGTCACAAAAAACGATTAGTCCTTAATGAAAGTGGGAATTTCCGTGATATTATACCATTCACCAAATCACCATTTGATGTCTGTCATATTGAACACAGTATAGTTGCCGTGACTATTCCGGAAACACACGAGGTGATGTACATAGACATACTAAAGGGCATGCAAATTAAATCTTCTctgttttttaaaaataaatgtaaaggAATAGAGTGTAATGGAGAATACATGGTTATTGGGTTCCCACGTAATGAACGTGTAATCGTAGCCGACTTAGGTGGCAGGGAACTCAGGTCTTTCAATGTTTGTGGTGATCGGTTTACAATAAACGATTATGCAATTTATACCGTGGATGAGCAACTGGACAATGTTATTTGCTATGATTTATTTGGGAAAGAATTATGGATGTATCCTGATAAAGTACGCATGCCTGCAGGAATTGCCGTTGATGAGGATGGACAGGTGTATGTGTTCAGCAAATTCAATAAGTCTATATATCTAATTTCACCGTACGGATTGTACAGCAGAATTCTTGAAGATAATGCTAAAGAAGATCTGAATGATTTCAGTTGTTTGTATATGTATCCAAGTTCTGACGAACTATATGTATGTAAACACAGTACCGAGGCTATAATGTACGAGGTCGAAAGTTAA